A window of Xiphophorus hellerii strain 12219 chromosome 7, Xiphophorus_hellerii-4.1, whole genome shotgun sequence contains these coding sequences:
- the LOC116723023 gene encoding alpha-1,6-mannosylglycoprotein 6-beta-N-acetylglucosaminyltransferase A-like isoform X1, whose amino-acid sequence MRKLKQILNRPMCVLLAICLLWCLSLPYFILTKVDQRSMGVTADNRLRENRKVWLETSKAQDVMKIFVQFVDDLLNVVKTDNNVSPSPRFKGYKEDIKALQEKMEAEKVKGQMKDEMIKELRADKAQLRQEVTRLEELLMLQLKKEEKKETVEYEDETPEDTNCPLPPLDGFPECTGKIKWMKDMWMTDPCYSSYGVNGSLCSFLIYLSETESWCPVLPGRVSVIEETKQPVLEDAVIRGHFEGLHQFLDNKTEFKWIQQRIKSMEEIWLEAGHSLSAKYNLEDRKAKQILVHPGVLTKEAGLKIAENAFSGGPLGELVQWSDLISSLHVLGHHLHLSASLPSLNKFFGIQTGGCPSRLSLVEPNLIYTDIIGLRQIQKVLKTSWIKYKCIIRVLDSFGTEPDFNHADWAKKYNLKSPFGGLSLTPMQFYTMFPHTPDNTFLGFVVQHQLSLEENEKLKSTQRKKQALIYGKSATFWKGKKSYLDVIHKYLDIHGTVDNDTLIPNYVINHGIIKGTDVQTLLRQSKVFVGLSFPYEGPAPLEALANGCAFLNPRLKPPHSSLNTEFFKGKPTIREVTSQHPYAEEIGEPYVWMVDMDNQTDVERAITAILNRTIKPYLPYEFTCEGMLQRVNVLIEKQDLCSPAMIWPPLSSLQVVKAEAGTSCKQACWRAGLICEPAFFPYLNNANNLASHNIACQTSEFSDGHLVFPAYDSTEEHCLFQSDSLLYSCVRSEQSLNRICPCRDYIKDQVALCKACL is encoded by the exons ATGAGAAAGCTGAAACAAATCCTGAACAGGCCTATGTGTGTGCTGCTGGCCATTTGTTTGCTGTGGTGTCTGAGCTTGCCTTATTTCATTCTG ACTAAAGTTGACCAGAGGAGCATGGGTGTGACTGCTGACAACAGACTGAGGGAGAACAGGAAAGTGTGGCTGGAAACGAGCAAGGCCCAAG ATGTGATGAAgatttttgtacagtttgtgGATGATCTGCTGAACGTCGTCAAAACGGATAATAatg TCTCACCATCGCCACGTTTTAAAGGCTACAAGGAGGACATAAAAGCGCTTCAGGAGAAAATGGAGGCAGAGAAAGTGAAAGGTCAGATGAAGGATGAGATGATAAAGGAGCTGCGTGCTGATAAAGCCCAACTGCGCCAAGAAGTGACTCGCTTGGAGGAGCTCCTAatgctgcagctgaagaaggaagagaaaaaggagACAGTGGAATATG AGGATGAAACCCCAGAAGATACAAATTGCCCCCTGCCACCATTGGATGGATTTCCAGAGTGTACGGGGAAAATCAAG TGGATGAAGGACATGTGGATGACAGATCCTTGCTACAGCAGTTATGGTGTGAATGGGTCGCTGTGCTCCTTCCTCATCTATCTCAGCGAG ACAGAGTCCTGGTGTCCTGTTCTTCCAGGCCGAGTTTCAGTCATCgaagaaacaaaacag CCGGTTTTAGAGGATGCAGTGATACGAGGACATTTTGAGGGGCTGCACCAGTTTTTGGACAACAAGACTGAATTTAAGTGGATCCAACAGAGAATTAAAAGTATGGAGGAGATTTGGTTGGAGGCGGGACATTCTCTCTCGGCCAAATACAACCTGGAAGACCGGAAAGCCAAACAG ATACTTGTGCATCCTGGTGTGCTTACGAAAGAAGCGGGTCTCAAAATAGCTGAGAATGCTTTCAGCGGCGGCCCCCTCGGGGAGCTGGTTCAGTGGAGTGACCTTATTTCCTCACTTCATGTTTTGGGTCACCATCTTCACCTGTCGGCCTCCCTTCCAAGCCTCAACAA gTTTTTTGGGATTCAGACTGGCGGATGTCCCTCTCGACTTTCACTAGTGGAACCAAATTTGATTTACACAGATATAATTGGTCTTAGACAAATCCAGAAAGTACTTAAGACGTCATGGATCAAATACAA GTGTATAATCCGTGTGCTGGACTCTTTTGGCACTGAACCAGACTTCAATCATGCAGACTGGGCAAAGAAATACAACCTCAAAAGTCCGTTTGGTGGACTCAGTCTGACCCCCATGCAGTTCTACACCATGTTTC CTCATACACCAGACAACACGTTCCTCGGCTTCGTGGTACAACATCAGCTGAGTCTGGAGGAGAATGAGAAGCTGAAGTCCAcccagagaaaaaaacaggcGCTCATTTATGGGAAGAGTGCCACATTTTGGAAG GGTAAAAAGTCTTATCTGGACGTCATCCACAAGTACTTGGATATCCATGGGACAGTTGACAACGATACTCTGATTCCAAACTACGTGATAAATCATGGTATTATCAAAGGAACTGATGTGCAGACCTTGTTAAGACAAAGCAAA GTTTTTGTTGGGTTGTCATTCCCATATGAAGGCCCCGCCCCTCTGGAAGCCTTGGCCAATGGTTGTGCTTTCCTGAACCCCAGATTAAAACCTCCACACAGCAGCCTGAACACCGAGTTCTTCAAAGGAAAACCCACCATCAGAGAG GTCACATCCCAGCACCCATATGCTGAAGAAATAGGGGAGCCCTATGTGTGGATGGTAGACATGGATAACCAAACAGATGTGGAGAGAGCTATCACTGCTATACTCAATCGCACT ATAAAACCCTACCTTCCCTATGAGTTTACATGTGAAGGAATGCTCCAGAGGGTTAATGTCCTGATTGAAAAACAG GATTTATGCTCACCTGCAATGATCTGGCCTCCTCTGAGTTCTCTCCAGGTAGTGAAAGCGGAGGCAGGAACTTCGTGTAAACAGGCTTGTTGGAGGGCGGGGCTTATCTGTGAACCAGCATTCTTTCCATACCTCAACAATGCCAACAATCTCGCCAG CCACAATATAGCTTGTCAAACGTCTGAGTTTTCAGACGGCCACCTTGTGTTCCCAGCCTACGACAGCACCGAGGAACATTGCCTGTTCCAGTCGGATTCTCTGCTCTACAGCTGTGTCAGATCCGAGCAGTCACTAAATCGTATCTGTCCCTGCAGAGACTACATCAAGGACCAAGTAGCCTTATGTAAGGCATGTTTATAA
- the LOC116723023 gene encoding alpha-1,6-mannosylglycoprotein 6-beta-N-acetylglucosaminyltransferase A-like isoform X2, whose product MRKLKQILNRPMCVLLAICLLWCLSLPYFILTKVDQRSMGVTADNRLRENRKVWLETSKAQDVMKIFVQFVDDLLNVVKTDNNGYKEDIKALQEKMEAEKVKGQMKDEMIKELRADKAQLRQEVTRLEELLMLQLKKEEKKETVEYEDETPEDTNCPLPPLDGFPECTGKIKWMKDMWMTDPCYSSYGVNGSLCSFLIYLSETESWCPVLPGRVSVIEETKQPVLEDAVIRGHFEGLHQFLDNKTEFKWIQQRIKSMEEIWLEAGHSLSAKYNLEDRKAKQILVHPGVLTKEAGLKIAENAFSGGPLGELVQWSDLISSLHVLGHHLHLSASLPSLNKFFGIQTGGCPSRLSLVEPNLIYTDIIGLRQIQKVLKTSWIKYKCIIRVLDSFGTEPDFNHADWAKKYNLKSPFGGLSLTPMQFYTMFPHTPDNTFLGFVVQHQLSLEENEKLKSTQRKKQALIYGKSATFWKGKKSYLDVIHKYLDIHGTVDNDTLIPNYVINHGIIKGTDVQTLLRQSKVFVGLSFPYEGPAPLEALANGCAFLNPRLKPPHSSLNTEFFKGKPTIREVTSQHPYAEEIGEPYVWMVDMDNQTDVERAITAILNRTIKPYLPYEFTCEGMLQRVNVLIEKQDLCSPAMIWPPLSSLQVVKAEAGTSCKQACWRAGLICEPAFFPYLNNANNLASHNIACQTSEFSDGHLVFPAYDSTEEHCLFQSDSLLYSCVRSEQSLNRICPCRDYIKDQVALCKACL is encoded by the exons ATGAGAAAGCTGAAACAAATCCTGAACAGGCCTATGTGTGTGCTGCTGGCCATTTGTTTGCTGTGGTGTCTGAGCTTGCCTTATTTCATTCTG ACTAAAGTTGACCAGAGGAGCATGGGTGTGACTGCTGACAACAGACTGAGGGAGAACAGGAAAGTGTGGCTGGAAACGAGCAAGGCCCAAG ATGTGATGAAgatttttgtacagtttgtgGATGATCTGCTGAACGTCGTCAAAACGGATAATAatg GCTACAAGGAGGACATAAAAGCGCTTCAGGAGAAAATGGAGGCAGAGAAAGTGAAAGGTCAGATGAAGGATGAGATGATAAAGGAGCTGCGTGCTGATAAAGCCCAACTGCGCCAAGAAGTGACTCGCTTGGAGGAGCTCCTAatgctgcagctgaagaaggaagagaaaaaggagACAGTGGAATATG AGGATGAAACCCCAGAAGATACAAATTGCCCCCTGCCACCATTGGATGGATTTCCAGAGTGTACGGGGAAAATCAAG TGGATGAAGGACATGTGGATGACAGATCCTTGCTACAGCAGTTATGGTGTGAATGGGTCGCTGTGCTCCTTCCTCATCTATCTCAGCGAG ACAGAGTCCTGGTGTCCTGTTCTTCCAGGCCGAGTTTCAGTCATCgaagaaacaaaacag CCGGTTTTAGAGGATGCAGTGATACGAGGACATTTTGAGGGGCTGCACCAGTTTTTGGACAACAAGACTGAATTTAAGTGGATCCAACAGAGAATTAAAAGTATGGAGGAGATTTGGTTGGAGGCGGGACATTCTCTCTCGGCCAAATACAACCTGGAAGACCGGAAAGCCAAACAG ATACTTGTGCATCCTGGTGTGCTTACGAAAGAAGCGGGTCTCAAAATAGCTGAGAATGCTTTCAGCGGCGGCCCCCTCGGGGAGCTGGTTCAGTGGAGTGACCTTATTTCCTCACTTCATGTTTTGGGTCACCATCTTCACCTGTCGGCCTCCCTTCCAAGCCTCAACAA gTTTTTTGGGATTCAGACTGGCGGATGTCCCTCTCGACTTTCACTAGTGGAACCAAATTTGATTTACACAGATATAATTGGTCTTAGACAAATCCAGAAAGTACTTAAGACGTCATGGATCAAATACAA GTGTATAATCCGTGTGCTGGACTCTTTTGGCACTGAACCAGACTTCAATCATGCAGACTGGGCAAAGAAATACAACCTCAAAAGTCCGTTTGGTGGACTCAGTCTGACCCCCATGCAGTTCTACACCATGTTTC CTCATACACCAGACAACACGTTCCTCGGCTTCGTGGTACAACATCAGCTGAGTCTGGAGGAGAATGAGAAGCTGAAGTCCAcccagagaaaaaaacaggcGCTCATTTATGGGAAGAGTGCCACATTTTGGAAG GGTAAAAAGTCTTATCTGGACGTCATCCACAAGTACTTGGATATCCATGGGACAGTTGACAACGATACTCTGATTCCAAACTACGTGATAAATCATGGTATTATCAAAGGAACTGATGTGCAGACCTTGTTAAGACAAAGCAAA GTTTTTGTTGGGTTGTCATTCCCATATGAAGGCCCCGCCCCTCTGGAAGCCTTGGCCAATGGTTGTGCTTTCCTGAACCCCAGATTAAAACCTCCACACAGCAGCCTGAACACCGAGTTCTTCAAAGGAAAACCCACCATCAGAGAG GTCACATCCCAGCACCCATATGCTGAAGAAATAGGGGAGCCCTATGTGTGGATGGTAGACATGGATAACCAAACAGATGTGGAGAGAGCTATCACTGCTATACTCAATCGCACT ATAAAACCCTACCTTCCCTATGAGTTTACATGTGAAGGAATGCTCCAGAGGGTTAATGTCCTGATTGAAAAACAG GATTTATGCTCACCTGCAATGATCTGGCCTCCTCTGAGTTCTCTCCAGGTAGTGAAAGCGGAGGCAGGAACTTCGTGTAAACAGGCTTGTTGGAGGGCGGGGCTTATCTGTGAACCAGCATTCTTTCCATACCTCAACAATGCCAACAATCTCGCCAG CCACAATATAGCTTGTCAAACGTCTGAGTTTTCAGACGGCCACCTTGTGTTCCCAGCCTACGACAGCACCGAGGAACATTGCCTGTTCCAGTCGGATTCTCTGCTCTACAGCTGTGTCAGATCCGAGCAGTCACTAAATCGTATCTGTCCCTGCAGAGACTACATCAAGGACCAAGTAGCCTTATGTAAGGCATGTTTATAA